The following coding sequences are from one Leptospira mayottensis 200901116 window:
- the asd gene encoding archaetidylserine decarboxylase (Phosphatidylserine decarboxylase is synthesized as a single chain precursor. Generation of the pyruvoyl active site from a Ser is coupled to cleavage of a Gly-Ser bond between the larger (beta) and smaller (alpha chains). It is an integral membrane protein.) has protein sequence MLQFHFFQFFDWDLVRFFFYFLSFIGIFLTFRLRFPQLRFFFLAVKIFSGNMDHKGSRGRLVHSQAFFSGTASSLVPGSVIGSALALMIGGPGVLFWIWISSFFIMPLRFVSSTLAIRFRTKAASGRYLSGPMYFIERALKAKWLAMSFATVGLLTVLVMGGAVPMLYVTHITNRAFEITGMTVPFLLSVILVFIVLGGVRRVGKVSAYLAPIGILLFFFGCFFLFQNSLMDFKYFLRLSFQEAFQPAAAVTGGSFVLARIFGMASGMFFVSTETGIGKSAGLSGVVRTDYPAKQGLVSMLATFFEGFIISTLVIYVLSSYGAFKMEEQVVFLNALFQGHISPVKLAFFGSFLLFGVLSITGWFYTGEQNALYMFGERFANFFRMLFLVTILSAAYLYVKNGDRILFEVFSLGYSLSIITAVPVLISLVLLEKIARMELRRFLAESGARYEVLKDFYLLILSIVPKNLLSLLFGLLASFRLPRFLLIPILKAFARAYKINVDEAEFEIQEYNSLNAFFTRALKAGARIIDSADNEMVSPVDARITGYGDINQRIIIQAKGVDYNLKELLGGGGSKYIDDFTNGKYITFYLSPQDYHRIHSPAYGKILGYYYEPGKLFPVNELAVFGIRGLFPKNERLITYLQTEYGKVAVIKVGASNVGRIRVTYDNKIVTNSLIRTARTVEYKEVSIMIGKGAELGRFEMGSTVILLMEKDTFQFDALTVNEKITYGTTIGRFGEKKCKLPK, from the coding sequence ATGTTGCAATTTCATTTTTTTCAGTTTTTCGATTGGGACTTAGTCAGATTCTTTTTTTACTTCTTGAGCTTTATCGGGATCTTCCTAACGTTCAGACTTCGCTTCCCACAACTCCGGTTTTTCTTTCTCGCCGTAAAAATTTTCTCGGGCAATATGGATCATAAGGGTTCCCGCGGAAGGTTGGTTCACTCACAAGCGTTTTTTTCCGGAACTGCGTCTTCCCTCGTTCCGGGCTCGGTGATCGGCTCGGCTTTGGCTTTGATGATCGGGGGGCCGGGAGTTTTATTTTGGATTTGGATTTCTTCCTTTTTCATCATGCCTCTTCGATTTGTCTCTTCCACACTCGCAATTCGTTTTAGAACCAAAGCCGCATCCGGAAGATATCTTTCCGGTCCGATGTATTTCATTGAAAGAGCGCTGAAAGCGAAATGGCTCGCGATGAGTTTTGCGACCGTAGGGCTTTTGACGGTACTCGTGATGGGCGGAGCGGTACCGATGTTATATGTGACTCATATCACAAATCGAGCTTTTGAGATAACTGGAATGACGGTTCCCTTTTTGTTATCCGTGATTCTCGTATTTATCGTGTTAGGTGGGGTGAGAAGAGTCGGAAAAGTTTCGGCGTATCTGGCTCCGATTGGGATTCTTTTGTTTTTTTTCGGATGTTTCTTTTTGTTTCAAAATTCCCTGATGGACTTTAAGTATTTTCTCCGTTTGTCGTTTCAAGAAGCGTTTCAACCTGCGGCTGCGGTTACGGGAGGAAGTTTTGTTCTAGCTAGAATTTTTGGTATGGCTTCTGGAATGTTCTTCGTTTCCACGGAAACCGGGATCGGCAAAAGCGCCGGATTATCCGGAGTCGTAAGAACGGATTATCCAGCAAAACAAGGTCTCGTGAGTATGCTTGCTACTTTTTTCGAAGGTTTCATCATTTCCACACTCGTGATCTACGTGCTTTCTTCTTATGGTGCGTTTAAGATGGAAGAGCAAGTTGTATTCTTAAACGCTTTGTTTCAAGGACATATCAGCCCCGTAAAACTCGCCTTTTTCGGTTCTTTTTTGCTATTCGGGGTCCTTTCGATCACTGGTTGGTTTTACACGGGAGAGCAGAATGCACTCTATATGTTCGGGGAAAGGTTTGCGAACTTTTTTAGAATGCTCTTTCTGGTTACGATTCTTTCAGCCGCTTATCTCTATGTGAAGAATGGAGACCGAATTCTTTTCGAAGTTTTCAGTTTGGGGTATTCTCTCTCGATCATTACCGCCGTTCCGGTTTTAATTTCTTTGGTTTTGCTTGAAAAAATTGCGAGAATGGAGTTGAGACGATTCTTAGCGGAAAGCGGAGCGAGATATGAAGTTTTAAAGGATTTTTATCTTCTAATATTGTCCATCGTTCCTAAAAATTTACTTTCTCTCTTATTTGGACTTCTTGCTTCTTTCAGGCTTCCGCGTTTTCTTTTGATCCCGATTCTGAAGGCATTTGCAAGAGCGTATAAAATCAACGTTGATGAGGCGGAATTCGAAATCCAGGAATATAATTCTCTCAACGCATTTTTCACGAGAGCCTTAAAAGCAGGAGCTAGAATTATAGATTCCGCAGACAATGAAATGGTATCTCCAGTGGATGCAAGAATTACCGGTTATGGGGATATCAATCAAAGGATTATCATTCAAGCTAAGGGAGTTGATTATAATCTAAAGGAGCTTTTAGGGGGAGGCGGGTCAAAGTATATAGACGATTTTACGAACGGAAAATACATCACGTTTTATCTTTCACCCCAGGACTATCATAGGATTCATTCTCCAGCGTATGGAAAAATTTTGGGTTATTACTACGAACCCGGAAAATTATTTCCGGTAAACGAGCTGGCGGTTTTTGGCATTCGAGGGCTTTTTCCGAAGAACGAAAGATTGATCACCTATCTACAGACCGAGTATGGAAAGGTAGCTGTCATCAAGGTGGGAGCTTCGAATGTAGGAAGAATTCGAGTGACTTACGACAATAAGATCGTGACGAACAGTCTCATTCGAACTGCGAGAACCGTAGAATATAAGGAAGTTTCGATCATGATTGGCAAGGGAGCTGAACTAGGACGGTTTGAGATGGGATCAACGGTGATTCTTCTTATGGAAAAAGATACTTTTCAGTTCGATGCACTAACCGTGAATGAGAAAATTACTTATGGAACCACGATCGGAAGATTTGGAGAGAAAAAATGTAAACTTCCTAAGTAG
- a CDS encoding DUF971 domain-containing protein gives MQLSLKATTPDQIDFDENYLKITWKDGVTSVFDLLDLRKRCPCVVCKGGHGGKIGTTTGAIQSIRLYSVNKVGRYAINPIWSDNHQTGIYSYDSLRMFADGLGGELVKED, from the coding sequence ATGCAGCTGAGTTTAAAAGCGACTACGCCCGATCAGATTGATTTTGATGAAAACTATCTGAAGATTACTTGGAAAGACGGAGTGACTTCGGTCTTTGATTTGTTGGATCTTAGAAAACGTTGTCCTTGTGTCGTTTGTAAAGGAGGACACGGAGGAAAAATAGGAACTACTACCGGGGCGATCCAGTCAATTCGGCTTTATTCCGTTAACAAAGTCGGAAGATACGCGATCAATCCAATCTGGAGCGACAATCATCAAACGGGAATTTATTCTTATGATTCTTTGAGAATGTTTGCGGATGGTTTGGGAGGGGAGCTTGTGAAGGAGGATTGA
- a CDS encoding LIC_11366 family protein, which translates to MRATSKIFGIFLSVLFFFLFPESILKAESEFPKTKAHSTKPALELPSLEEHYWEFGLRAGIGYKGEDRLNSFLRGFTDTYDPRVASKTVLDPPNRIAQGELFLRKKISSESWAGLIGGYREWQKFGLKQFSSEPFYTDLSFKLSNPYFLLMYWHEWNYKRWIFQSGFGIGMSQVYWDSKGYATSVKETFRQEGSLTGTGIEFRLEGAVSRKIAESTNLQLGVALSWINIPSLSGTFNGESASFYLSENGNVTLLTESTNQTAMLVTRQFSRKLEFQVLTTTLFFGIVQKF; encoded by the coding sequence ATGAGGGCTACCAGCAAAATTTTCGGGATCTTCTTGAGTGTCTTATTTTTTTTCCTCTTTCCCGAATCCATTTTAAAGGCGGAAAGCGAATTTCCCAAAACAAAAGCTCATTCTACCAAACCCGCGTTGGAACTACCAAGCCTAGAGGAACATTACTGGGAATTTGGGCTTAGAGCAGGAATCGGATATAAAGGAGAAGATAGACTCAATTCTTTCTTGAGAGGTTTTACCGACACCTACGATCCTAGAGTCGCTTCCAAAACCGTACTCGACCCTCCGAACCGTATTGCTCAGGGAGAATTATTCCTTCGTAAAAAGATCTCTTCCGAAAGTTGGGCCGGACTCATCGGCGGTTACAGAGAATGGCAAAAGTTTGGATTGAAACAATTTTCTTCGGAACCTTTTTACACGGATTTAAGTTTTAAACTTTCGAATCCTTACTTTCTTCTAATGTATTGGCACGAATGGAATTATAAACGCTGGATCTTTCAAAGTGGTTTTGGAATCGGAATGTCTCAAGTATATTGGGATTCCAAAGGGTACGCAACTTCGGTAAAAGAAACCTTTCGCCAAGAAGGTTCTTTGACCGGAACTGGAATCGAATTCCGTTTGGAAGGAGCCGTCAGCAGAAAGATCGCCGAATCCACAAACCTTCAACTGGGAGTTGCGCTTTCCTGGATCAACATTCCTTCCTTATCCGGAACCTTTAACGGGGAATCTGCGAGTTTTTATCTGAGCGAAAACGGAAATGTGACCCTTCTTACCGAATCCACAAACCAAACCGCGATGTTAGTGACCCGCCAATTCTCTCGCAAATTAGAATTTCAAGTTTTGACAACTACATTGTTCTTCGGAATCGTTCAAAAATTTTAG